Proteins encoded within one genomic window of Streptomyces sp. NBC_01314:
- a CDS encoding sugar ABC transporter substrate-binding protein, giving the protein MNATMRRVAIGATAISLALSVAACGKAGDDNDSDSGSDSGSDSKSIGLLLPDNVTARYEKFDRPYFEDKVKELCSDCDVQYANAAADPAKQAQQMTSMVTKGVKVIVISAQDSAAIKSSIQSAVDKGVKVVAYDRLAQGPVSAYVSFDNVKVGELQGQALLDALGDKATPKAKVVMINGDDADPNAGQFKEGAHKALDGKVDIAYEQTGLWKDTVAAQKMSAAITQLGAKNIAGVYAANDGMAGGIANTLKGAKISNIPLTGQDAELAAIQRLVAGTQSSTVYKAYKPEADTAAELAVNLLEGKDIKSLADTTVTSGSGDKVQAKLLTPVSVTKENINDTVVKDGLYTVADICTPEYAKACESAGLK; this is encoded by the coding sequence ATGAACGCAACGATGCGTAGAGTCGCGATCGGCGCCACCGCGATCTCGCTGGCGCTGTCCGTGGCGGCCTGTGGCAAGGCCGGCGACGACAACGACTCGGACAGCGGTAGCGACAGCGGCTCGGACAGCAAGTCGATCGGCCTGCTCCTGCCCGACAACGTCACCGCGCGCTACGAGAAGTTCGACCGGCCGTACTTCGAGGACAAGGTCAAGGAGCTCTGCTCCGACTGTGACGTCCAGTACGCGAACGCCGCCGCCGACCCCGCCAAACAGGCGCAGCAGATGACCAGCATGGTGACCAAGGGTGTCAAGGTCATCGTGATCTCCGCCCAGGACTCCGCCGCGATCAAGTCCTCCATCCAGTCCGCGGTGGACAAGGGCGTCAAGGTCGTCGCCTACGACCGTCTCGCCCAGGGCCCGGTCTCGGCCTACGTCTCCTTCGACAACGTCAAGGTCGGCGAGCTCCAGGGCCAGGCCCTGCTCGACGCGCTCGGCGACAAGGCGACCCCCAAGGCCAAGGTCGTCATGATCAACGGCGACGACGCCGACCCGAACGCCGGCCAGTTCAAGGAAGGCGCCCACAAGGCCCTCGACGGCAAGGTCGACATCGCCTACGAGCAGACCGGCCTGTGGAAGGACACCGTCGCCGCCCAGAAGATGTCCGCGGCGATCACCCAGCTGGGCGCCAAGAACATCGCGGGCGTCTACGCCGCCAACGACGGCATGGCCGGTGGCATCGCCAACACCCTCAAGGGTGCGAAGATCAGCAACATCCCGCTGACCGGTCAGGACGCCGAGCTCGCCGCCATCCAGCGGCTCGTCGCCGGCACCCAGTCCTCCACGGTCTACAAGGCCTACAAGCCGGAGGCCGACACGGCCGCCGAGCTCGCGGTCAACCTGCTGGAGGGCAAGGACATCAAGTCCCTGGCCGACACCACGGTGACCAGCGGCTCCGGCGACAAGGTCCAGGCGAAGCTGCTGACCCCGGTCTCCGTCACCAAGGAGAACATCAACGACACGGTGGTCAAGGACGGCCTGTACACGGTCGCCGACATCTGCACCCCCGAGTACGCCAAGGCCTGCGAGTCCGCCGGTCTGAAGTAA
- a CDS encoding ROK family protein, with protein sequence METPGSQSSLHRANLERVVRAVRLAGSLTQAEIARATGLSAATVSNIVRELKEGGTVEVTPTSAGGRRARAVSLSGDAGIVIGVDFGHTHLRVAIGNLAHQVLAEEAEPLDVDASSAQGFDRAEQLVTRLIEATGVDRTKIAGVGLGVPGPIDVESGSLGSTAILPGWTGTKPAAEMRDRLGVTVHVDNDANLGALGELVWGSGRGVRDLAYIKVSSGVGAGLVIDGKIYRGPGGTAGEIGHITLDESGPVCRCGNRGCLETFAAARYVLPLLQSSHGTGLTMEGVVRLARDGDPGCRRVIADVGRHIGSGVANLCNLLNPSRVVLGGDLAEAGELVLGPIRESVGRYAIPSAARQLSVLPGALGGRAEVLGALALALSEMGDSTLLDGTLSAATPVFT encoded by the coding sequence ATGGAGACTCCGGGGTCGCAGTCGTCGCTGCACCGAGCAAATCTCGAGCGCGTCGTACGTGCGGTGCGGCTCGCCGGGTCGCTCACGCAGGCGGAGATCGCCAGGGCGACCGGTCTGTCCGCGGCCACGGTCTCCAACATCGTGCGCGAGCTGAAGGAGGGCGGAACCGTCGAGGTCACGCCCACATCGGCGGGCGGCCGCAGGGCGCGCGCGGTCTCGCTCAGCGGGGATGCCGGGATCGTGATCGGCGTGGACTTCGGGCACACGCATTTGCGCGTCGCGATAGGGAATCTCGCCCATCAGGTGCTCGCCGAGGAGGCCGAGCCGCTGGATGTGGACGCCTCCTCGGCCCAGGGGTTCGACCGGGCGGAGCAGCTGGTCACCCGTTTGATCGAGGCCACCGGTGTGGATCGGACGAAGATCGCCGGCGTGGGCCTCGGCGTGCCCGGCCCGATCGACGTGGAGTCCGGGTCGCTCGGCTCCACCGCCATTCTGCCCGGCTGGACCGGTACCAAGCCCGCCGCCGAGATGCGCGACCGCCTCGGTGTGACGGTGCACGTGGACAACGACGCCAACCTCGGCGCCCTCGGTGAGCTGGTCTGGGGCAGCGGCCGGGGTGTTCGGGACCTGGCGTACATCAAGGTGTCCAGCGGCGTGGGTGCCGGACTGGTGATCGACGGCAAGATCTACAGAGGCCCGGGTGGCACAGCGGGAGAAATCGGGCATATTACTCTTGATGAATCCGGCCCTGTCTGCCGCTGCGGCAACCGCGGCTGCCTGGAGACCTTCGCCGCCGCGCGCTATGTGCTGCCGCTCCTCCAGTCCAGCCACGGCACCGGCCTGACCATGGAAGGGGTCGTGCGGTTGGCGAGGGACGGGGACCCGGGCTGCCGTCGGGTGATCGCCGACGTCGGCCGACACATCGGAAGTGGAGTCGCCAATCTCTGCAATCTGTTGAACCCGAGCCGCGTGGTCCTCGGTGGCGATCTCGCCGAGGCCGGAGAGCTGGTTCTGGGTCCCATAAGGGAGTCGGTCGGCCGGTACGCGATCCCGAGTGCCGCACGTCAACTCTCAGTGCTGCCAGGGGCGCTTGGTGGCCGTGCCGAGGTCCTCGGGGCCCTGGCTCTGGCCCTCAGCGAGATGGGTGATTCGACCCTTTTGGACGGAACCCTCTCCGCAGCGACCCCTGTCTTCACTTAG
- a CDS encoding carbohydrate ABC transporter permease has protein sequence MSAPLKTASRGDSVPTGPTVDKGRTGSGDERGEGVVLNVFSHGFLALWALLIVLPLLWLVLSSFKTDAQIAGSAFGWPENWSLDVFSRAWDKGIGDYFVNTVIVLVFSVPLTMLFGSMAAYVLARYPFRGNRLLYYFFVAGAMFPVFLALVPLFFMVKRLDMLNTYQGLILVYVAYSLPFTVFFMHAFFRTLPHAVFEAAILDGASHTRTFFQVMLPMAKPGLISVGIFNTLGQWNQFILPTVLMQPQSGDDPERYVLTQGLIQLQQQQGYASDLPVLFAGVTIAMIPMLVVYLSFQRQVQAGLTSATLK, from the coding sequence ATGAGTGCACCCCTCAAGACCGCCTCGCGCGGCGACTCGGTCCCCACCGGCCCGACGGTGGACAAGGGCCGGACCGGATCCGGCGACGAGCGCGGCGAAGGCGTCGTCCTGAACGTCTTCTCGCACGGCTTCCTCGCCCTGTGGGCCCTGCTGATCGTGCTGCCGCTGCTGTGGCTGGTGCTCAGCTCCTTCAAGACCGACGCCCAGATCGCCGGCTCGGCCTTCGGCTGGCCCGAGAACTGGTCCCTGGACGTCTTCTCCCGCGCCTGGGACAAGGGCATCGGGGACTACTTCGTCAACACGGTCATCGTGCTGGTCTTCTCCGTGCCGCTGACCATGCTGTTCGGCTCGATGGCCGCGTACGTCCTGGCCCGCTACCCCTTCCGGGGCAACCGGCTGCTGTACTACTTCTTCGTCGCCGGCGCGATGTTCCCCGTGTTCCTGGCCCTGGTGCCGCTGTTCTTCATGGTCAAACGGCTGGACATGCTGAACACCTACCAGGGGCTGATCCTGGTGTATGTCGCCTACTCGCTGCCGTTCACCGTGTTCTTCATGCACGCGTTCTTCCGGACGCTGCCCCACGCGGTCTTCGAGGCGGCCATCCTCGACGGGGCCTCGCACACCCGGACGTTCTTCCAGGTCATGCTGCCGATGGCCAAGCCCGGGCTGATCAGTGTGGGGATCTTCAACACGCTGGGTCAGTGGAACCAGTTCATCCTGCCGACGGTCCTCATGCAGCCGCAGAGCGGCGACGATCCCGAGCGGTACGTCCTCACCCAGGGCCTCATCCAGCTGCAGCAGCAGCAGGGCTACGCCTCCGACCTGCCCGTCCTCTTCGCCGGTGTCACCATCGCCATGATCCCCATGCTTGTGGTCTACCTCTCCTTCCAGCGCCAGGTCCAGGCGGGCCTCACCTCGGCGACCCTCAAGTAG
- a CDS encoding carbohydrate ABC transporter permease produces MRKGQNRFVAGFLLAPVALYVTFVIWPYIQTFGYSLTDWKGQSQTFSFIGLDNYTALFQDDIFLQAIWHNILFLVFIPVITILLALFFAFMLNAGGRGRAGGVSGVTGSGFYKIVYFFPQVLSLAILAVLFGAVYRSDSGGMLNGLLLKLGLVDESSPVEWLNEPNFVLWALILVVVWHGVGFYLVLFSAAMQAIPRDIYEAALIDGAGRAHTFFRITLPLLWDSVQTAWVYLGIAAMDMFILVSTMTAGEYGGGPDHHSEVMATVMMRNFLLYGRSGYACAMGVVMLLLTLIVSVVMLRATRRERVEF; encoded by the coding sequence ATGCGTAAAGGGCAGAACCGGTTCGTCGCGGGGTTTCTTCTGGCCCCCGTGGCGCTTTATGTGACGTTCGTGATCTGGCCGTACATCCAGACGTTCGGCTATTCGCTGACGGACTGGAAGGGGCAGTCGCAGACGTTCTCCTTCATCGGCCTGGACAACTACACGGCGCTGTTCCAGGACGACATCTTCCTCCAGGCGATCTGGCACAACATCCTGTTCCTGGTGTTCATCCCGGTGATCACCATCCTGCTCGCGCTGTTCTTCGCGTTCATGCTGAACGCGGGCGGACGTGGCCGGGCCGGCGGGGTCTCGGGGGTCACCGGGTCGGGGTTCTACAAGATCGTCTATTTCTTCCCGCAGGTGCTGTCGCTGGCGATCCTCGCGGTGCTGTTCGGGGCCGTGTACCGCAGTGACAGCGGCGGCATGCTCAACGGCCTCCTGCTGAAGCTGGGGCTGGTCGACGAGAGCAGCCCCGTCGAATGGCTGAACGAGCCGAACTTCGTGCTCTGGGCGCTCATCCTGGTCGTCGTCTGGCACGGCGTCGGCTTCTACCTCGTGCTGTTCTCCGCCGCCATGCAGGCCATCCCGAGGGACATCTACGAGGCCGCGCTGATCGACGGCGCCGGCCGCGCCCACACGTTCTTCCGCATCACCCTGCCGCTGCTGTGGGACTCCGTGCAGACCGCCTGGGTCTACCTCGGCATCGCGGCGATGGACATGTTCATCCTGGTCTCGACCATGACCGCGGGCGAGTACGGGGGCGGCCCCGACCACCACAGCGAGGTCATGGCGACCGTGATGATGCGGAACTTCCTGCTGTACGGAAGGAGCGGCTACGCCTGCGCGATGGGCGTCGTGATGCTGCTCCTCACCCTGATCGTGTCGGTGGTCATGCTGCGCGCCACCCGTCGCGAGCGCGTCGAGTTCTGA
- the ngcE gene encoding N-acetylglucosamine/diacetylchitobiose ABC transporter substrate-binding protein: MGSTTAENDNGPEGVGTTDPEGVGRRDLIKRSAALGLITVPTMSFLSACASGGGDDNTSKDSQGETSESNPFGVKKGSKLDVVIFKGGYGDSYAKAWEAAFQKKWGVTSTHTGTQEITGKLQPRFNAGNPPDIVDDSGAQKIKIDVLYKNDQLLDLAEILDAPSIDDPSKKVRDTLITGTLDAGMQEGKVVALNYIYTVWGLWYSGKLFKENGWEEPKTWADFLTICKEAKAKGIGGLAHQGKYPYYINVAIMDLIAKTGGLEAMKAIDNLDPKAFVGSDAAKAGVEAIYEVVEKGYLMPGTNGLTHTESQARWNQYKAVFITSGSWLENEQLKQTPDDFEMTFMPMPVLPDSVMPFEAIRAGSGEPFIIPAKAKNLPAAKEFMRMMLSKEWSTLFAKEANSLTIVKDGVDTGVSLRPGTQSTVEVSKAAGDDTFRYLYTEWYSEMDTAIQNASNELMAKRIQPAEWLKRAQAAVDKQAKDPDSKKNRRD; this comes from the coding sequence ATGGGATCCACTACCGCTGAGAACGACAACGGCCCCGAGGGGGTCGGCACCACCGACCCCGAAGGCGTCGGCCGCCGCGATCTGATCAAGCGTTCTGCCGCGCTGGGCCTGATCACCGTCCCGACGATGAGCTTCCTGTCCGCGTGTGCCAGCGGGGGCGGAGACGACAACACCTCCAAGGACAGCCAGGGCGAGACCTCCGAGTCGAACCCCTTCGGCGTCAAGAAGGGCAGCAAGCTCGACGTCGTCATCTTCAAGGGCGGCTACGGCGACTCCTACGCCAAGGCCTGGGAGGCCGCCTTCCAGAAGAAGTGGGGGGTCACCTCCACCCACACCGGCACCCAGGAGATCACCGGCAAGCTCCAGCCGCGGTTCAACGCGGGCAACCCGCCGGACATCGTCGACGACTCCGGCGCCCAGAAGATCAAGATCGACGTCCTCTACAAGAACGACCAGCTCCTCGACCTCGCCGAGATCCTGGACGCCCCCTCGATCGACGATCCGAGCAAGAAGGTCCGCGACACGCTGATCACCGGCACGCTCGACGCGGGCATGCAGGAGGGCAAGGTCGTCGCCCTGAACTACATCTACACGGTGTGGGGCCTGTGGTACTCCGGCAAGCTCTTCAAGGAGAACGGCTGGGAGGAGCCCAAGACCTGGGCCGACTTCCTCACCATCTGCAAGGAGGCCAAGGCCAAGGGCATCGGCGGCCTCGCCCACCAGGGCAAGTACCCGTACTACATCAACGTCGCCATCATGGACCTGATCGCCAAGACGGGCGGCCTGGAGGCCATGAAGGCGATCGACAACCTCGACCCGAAGGCGTTCGTCGGCTCCGACGCCGCGAAGGCCGGTGTCGAGGCGATCTACGAGGTCGTCGAGAAGGGCTATCTGATGCCCGGCACGAACGGCCTGACCCACACGGAGTCCCAGGCCCGCTGGAACCAGTACAAGGCCGTGTTCATCACCTCCGGTTCCTGGCTGGAGAACGAGCAGCTGAAGCAGACGCCGGACGACTTCGAGATGACGTTCATGCCGATGCCGGTGCTGCCGGACAGCGTGATGCCGTTCGAGGCGATCCGGGCCGGCTCCGGGGAGCCGTTCATCATCCCGGCCAAGGCGAAGAACCTGCCGGCGGCCAAGGAGTTCATGCGGATGATGCTCTCCAAGGAGTGGTCGACGCTGTTCGCCAAGGAGGCGAACTCCCTGACGATCGTGAAGGACGGCGTCGACACCGGGGTCTCCCTGCGGCCGGGTACGCAGTCGACGGTGGAAGTGTCCAAGGCCGCCGGTGACGACACGTTCCGGTACCTGTACACGGAGTGGTACAGCGAGATGGACACGGCGATCCAGAACGCTTCGAACGAATTGATGGCGAAGCGGATTCAGCCGGCCGAGTGGTTGAAGCGGGCGCAGGCCGCGGTGGACAAGCAGGCCAAGGACCCGGATTCCAAGAAGAACCGTCGGGACTAG
- a CDS encoding recombinase family protein: MKLGRVTGMSIHAGVYTRQSARRANGSEVSTEDQLKEGVARAKSLGADHIATYEDQGISAFSGVERPDFERMVADCRAGRINVIIVYYVSRLSRQDVADALPVVHELLNMGVTIVSVTEGTFKRDNIMDLIHLIFRLDAAHQESKNKSVAVKRAKATAKELGGWSGPAPYGFETYEEVVIRVGEDGKPRSLVIKKLRPNDEECAIVASRIFGPVVRHMDKPYDPGYMKFHPGSISGVTTLLNLDPDLPTRGAKVGKERSASQWDRKTVTRILMDPRFIGLAAEPVYDKEGRGRKVTGYRVLRNEDGHPTRLWPSRLDPADFWRVQEWLQGRRVGKGNNRADSLLSGLGIMRCPCGATWKQTRYPATKAHPEGQRAYRCNIGQRKTDVHPGTPTIAMDTLDDYVANRIFALLRAAEDDEDALPILDEVTRRYARTQETPETAGERQVLLTERAEVVSGLEELYDERDAGGFRTEIGRRRFLSQETKLADRLEGLDKRLEALEETSRPKLPLHVWQAWGQDPTGPGSWWARQTLKEQREFVKLWIKSITVRPLTRPRVAEPLHQRVIIEWHKPTEESELDTAT, encoded by the coding sequence ATGAAACTAGGGAGGGTCACCGGCATGAGCATTCACGCCGGTGTGTACACCCGCCAGTCTGCCAGGCGGGCCAACGGGTCAGAGGTCTCCACGGAGGACCAGCTCAAGGAGGGCGTGGCCAGGGCCAAGTCTCTTGGAGCCGACCACATCGCCACGTATGAGGACCAGGGGATCTCAGCGTTCTCCGGCGTGGAACGGCCCGACTTTGAGCGCATGGTGGCCGACTGTCGGGCCGGACGTATCAACGTGATCATCGTCTACTACGTGTCCCGGCTCTCCCGCCAGGATGTGGCCGACGCCCTACCGGTTGTCCATGAGCTGCTGAACATGGGCGTGACCATCGTGAGCGTCACGGAGGGCACGTTCAAGAGGGACAACATCATGGACCTCATCCACCTCATTTTCAGGCTGGATGCGGCACACCAGGAGTCCAAGAACAAGTCCGTGGCCGTCAAGCGGGCCAAGGCCACCGCCAAGGAACTGGGTGGCTGGTCCGGCCCCGCCCCGTACGGCTTTGAGACCTATGAGGAGGTAGTCATCCGGGTCGGAGAGGACGGCAAGCCCCGCTCCCTGGTGATCAAGAAACTCCGCCCGAACGATGAAGAGTGCGCCATCGTCGCCTCCCGCATCTTCGGCCCCGTCGTCCGACACATGGACAAGCCATACGACCCCGGGTACATGAAGTTCCACCCCGGCTCGATCTCCGGCGTCACCACCCTCCTCAACCTGGACCCAGACCTCCCCACCCGGGGTGCGAAGGTAGGGAAAGAACGCTCCGCCTCCCAGTGGGACCGGAAGACAGTCACGCGCATCCTCATGGACCCCAGGTTCATCGGCCTGGCTGCAGAGCCGGTCTACGACAAGGAGGGCCGGGGCCGGAAAGTTACCGGGTACCGGGTCCTCCGGAACGAGGACGGCCACCCCACTCGGCTCTGGCCCTCGCGCCTGGACCCGGCCGACTTCTGGCGTGTCCAGGAGTGGCTGCAGGGCCGCCGGGTCGGCAAGGGGAACAACCGGGCGGACTCCCTCCTGTCTGGCCTGGGCATCATGCGCTGCCCGTGTGGCGCCACGTGGAAACAGACCCGCTACCCGGCCACCAAGGCGCACCCGGAGGGCCAGCGTGCCTACCGGTGCAACATCGGCCAGCGCAAGACGGACGTCCACCCCGGGACGCCGACCATTGCCATGGACACTTTGGACGATTACGTGGCCAACCGGATCTTCGCCCTCCTGCGGGCCGCTGAGGACGATGAGGACGCCCTCCCCATCCTCGATGAGGTCACCAGGCGGTACGCACGGACCCAGGAGACCCCCGAGACGGCTGGGGAGCGCCAGGTCCTCCTCACGGAGCGCGCTGAGGTCGTGTCGGGCCTGGAGGAGTTGTACGACGAACGGGACGCCGGAGGGTTCCGTACAGAGATCGGGCGGCGGAGGTTCCTCTCCCAGGAGACGAAGCTGGCGGACCGATTGGAGGGCCTGGACAAGCGGTTGGAGGCCCTGGAGGAGACCAGCCGGCCTAAGCTCCCGCTCCATGTCTGGCAAGCCTGGGGACAGGACCCCACGGGGCCGGGGAGCTGGTGGGCACGCCAGACCCTGAAGGAACAACGGGAGTTTGTGAAGTTGTGGATCAAGAGCATCACGGTACGCCCGCTGACCAGGCCCAGGGTGGCGGAGCCGTTGCACCAGCGGGTGATCATTGAGTGGCACAAGCCCACGGAGGAGTCGGAGTTGGACACGGCGACATGA